The nucleotide sequence taAAGGTGCAGTACAGCGTTAAGacagacaacacgttctatgtaAACGAAACATTCATCAAATTAttcaagtaacatttatttgaacataCTCTAAGTTATCAGTAgtatatagactataaattaaattatcaaatggtcagtaataagttgacacgatatgttgtgacggttacacgaaccgggtatccctcgttaatcatccaccctccttatcccattGTGCCACTTCTTCAACttctaaaaattatgtaatacacttttatattaatggtaaggtattTTACAATCAgtattgattggcaagcagctgcagttaagtctgtttaataataataataatacattttatttaaattgcctTTCTCGGCACTCAAGGACACTGTACATGAATACGTAAAAcaatgtaagtaaaaaaaataaaaataaaaaaaccaaatGGAATAGGCTGTTTTAAACAGATGTGTTTTGAGTTGTAATTTAAAATAGGGGAATGAATCAATGTTTCTAAGTTGGGGTGGTAATGAATTCCAGAGGTGGGGAGCAGAGCGGCTGAATGCTCTGCTCCCCATGGTGGTGAGACGGGCAGAGGGGACAGACAGGTGTATGGAGGAAGAGGATCTAAGGGAACGGGAGGGAGTGGGAACCTGGAGGAGATCAGAcaaatatgggggggggggcaagaTTGTGTATGGTCTTGAATGTAAACAGAAAGATTTTGAATTGGAGGCAAAACTGGACCAGGAGCCAGTGGAGCTGTTGGAGGACAGGAGTAATGTGTTGAATGGAGGGGGTTCGAGTTATGATGCGGGCAGCTGAGTTCTGGACCAGTTGAAGTTTATGGAGAGATTTGTGTGGGAGGCCAAAGAGGAGAGAATTACAGTAATCCAGACGGGAAGTGAATAGACTGTAGACAAGGATGGCAGCAGTATGGGGGGTTAGGGAGGGGCGGAGGCGATTGATGTTTCATAGGTGGAAGTAGGCAGACCGGGTAATGGTATTGATGTGGGATTGAAATGATAGTGTGCCGTCAAGGAAGACACACAGACTCTTAACCTGGGGGGATGGTGAAACAGAGGAGTTATCAAAATTGACAGAAAACTGTCGCTTTTGGATAGAGTGGATTTGGTGCCAATGAGGAGAACCTCAGTTTTATTACGGTTTAATTTGAGAAAGATTTGGGTGAACAAGGTTTTTATTTCAGAGATGCAATTAATAAGAGAAGTGGGTGGAAGAGTGGATGAGGATTCAGTGGAGAGGTAGagctgggtgtcatcagcataacagtggaagtgAATGTTAAATTTGCGGAAGATATTGCCGAGTGGAAGGAGGTAAATAATGAAAAGTAGGGACAGGACAGAGCCCTGGGGCACACCTGTAGTGACTGAGGAGGGAATGGATTTAAAAGACTTTAGCTGAACGAACTGAGTGTGGCCAGAGAGATAAGATGTGAACCAGTCTAATGGAGTGTGGGTGATGCCAATGAAAGAAACCTGTTGAGGAGGGTGGTGTGACAGATGGTATCAAAGGCTGCACTCAGGTCGAGGAGAATGAAGATGGTGAGGAGTCCAGAATCAGCTGCCATAAGAAGGTCGTTTGTGATTTTGATAAGTGCTGTTTCAGTGCTATGGAGTGGGCAGAAACCGGACTGGAACTGTTCATACACGTTATTGTGTGATAAAGTGAGTTTCACAGTAAATGAGAGGAGAAAGTGGTCAGTTATGGGGAGTTCATCAGCTGTAAGGTCAGAAGGGGTGACACCAGAGCAGCAGATTAAGTCCAGAATAAGTCCTTAACAGTGTGTTGGAAAAGTAATATGTTGCCGACATCCAAAACTGTCAAGGCATGAGGTGAAGTCTTTACTGAGAGGCAGATTGATATTGTCCATGTAGATATTGAAATCGCTCAGCAGTATTATGTTCGGTGAGGGAGGATAAATGGGTGAGGAAAGcagcaaaatcattaaaaaaaatcactaaacagTTTAGGGGGGCGGTAGACAGTAGCAATGATGGTTGGAGTGGGGCCAGACAACATGCAAACGGTAGATTCAAACAAGTTGGAGACAGGCACAGACACCAGCGAGACATTCCACTTCTTGAGGTAAATTAACGAGGTAAATTAACCATAGCCACGGGGTTGACCGATGTAAACAAACCCGCTAGGAGTGGATCCATTCAGCTGAGAAAAGTCGTTGGGTTGTTGCCATGTCTCGGTTAAACAAAGAAAGTCTAACTTACGATCGGAGATAATGTCCTGGATAAGATGTTCCTTGCCTGTCAGTGAGCGGATGTTGAGCAGAGCGCGATTTAGTGAAGTGTTGTCACAGCTGATGGTGTTGCTAGCCGATCGAGCTAGGAGGCTAACACGCTGTGGTTGACAGCCCGGTTGGTGGAGCATGGAGGGCGACGAGAGCTGGACCAGATGAACTGTATTGCTGATGAACTGTTGTGGTgtaatggtccagaccaaccttacggaAGTGTGACTTACAAAAGATATACTCAGCAAACGAACATGTGGGGAATCGTaacataaggttaagagagaggttaaggaataggttaagaactacttggcgataagaacgttttggggaaccggggcCTGATGCTTAGTTTTGTTTTAAAGAGAGAAGAAATCAATGTAACATGATCCATGGCCACAAATTAAAGTCATAGgaatgaattattatatatatattttaataagaacATTAAGCTTCATGTGGGAAATagacatttcacacacacacacacacacacacacaccggtaaTTCAGTTTAGTTTTCCCCCAGCACAACATCTTATATTAATGTCTGGTTTGTGcagaaaatatatttcacttttaTGACAATATATAGATTGTTTCAGTTTCtttgaattataatattttttttttcagttaatcagGGATTAATTATTAACATTGCTAATTGATATAAgtttagaattaaaaatatatcctGGGTCAAACTGTTAGCTTAAAGACCTAAAGAAAGTGATATTATGAAGAGCAGCGTttctcaactctggccctcaAGGTCCCCTTTTCTGAAACATTAATCAGACTCACCTGTCTTTATCTTTCAATAATACACCAGACCTTGATTAgtatgtgtgtttgattagggtttgaGCTAAGCTCTGAAGGAAAGGGGGTTACAAGGGCCAGAGTTGGGAACTTCCAGCAGGTGTTTTGGATCAAGGGTTAGTAACAGTGGCCTCCAGAGCAGGTTTGGACACTTCTCGTTCAGGGTCTAGCATACATGCTGTTGGTTTTGATGTATTATATACCTTAAAGTTTTGATGTATTGTACCATTAAACTTAGGATaactatttttttgtttggtttttcacTTTAGACCTAATAACAATGAAAGAGAAAGAAGTATTCATTGGAACTGAAGAGAAAGATGAATATGGGAATCTTCATGATTTGACAACTAGAAGAGAATCTTTTAGACATTCACAGACTGAAAAGACttccacaccaaaaaaaaaaagctcaaattaATTATTTCACTTTCAATCAAAAAGGAAAACTTAAagtccacactggagagaatccTTTCACCTGCCAACACTGTGGAAAAAGTTTTACTCGTAAATTAAGTTTTGACGTGCatatgagagttcacactggagacaAGTTGTACacatgccaacagtgtggaaaaagtttcactCAAAAAGGAAGTCTTAGCACGCACATGAGAATTCAAGCTAAAGTGAAGCCTTACCCATGCcctgagtgtggaaagagtttccaTCAACATGTTAACCTTAAAGcccacatgaggattcacactggGGAGAGACCTTTTACCTGCCAACAGGGTGGACAAAGCTGCAATCATACAATCAGCCTTAACagacacatgagaattcacaccggAGAGGAGACTTACACATGCCAGCAGTGTGGTGAGAGCTTTGCTCAACATTTAAACCTTGAAGCCCACATGACAATACACAATACAGAGAGTCCCTTCacatgccaacagtgtggaaaaagtttcactCATAAAGGAAGCTTTAACatccacatgagagttcacactggggagaagccttacacctgcctacagtgtggaaagagtttcactcaaAAAGGGAGCTTTAATTGGCACATGACTCTTCACTCTGGACAAAAGCCTTACACCTGCcctgagtgtggaaagagttttgctcATCAGGGAAACCTTAatgtccacatgagaattcacactggagagaagccttacacatgccaacagtgtggaaagagtttcactcgTAAAGTCAATCTTGACATGCATATAAGAATTCACACTAGAGAAAAGGCATACACATGCCAACAGTGTGGACAAAGTTTCCATCATAAAGTAAGCCTTAAAAAATGTGAGGATTCACACTGAAGAGAGCCCTTACACATGTCAGCAGTGTGGAGAGAGTTTTGCTCAGCGTGTAAAACTTAAGGTCCACATGAGAGTCCACATTGAAGAGAAGCCTTACACATGCCAGCAGTGTGGTGAAATGTTTGTAAAACATGTATATCTTAAAGCCACATGAAAATACACAATGGAGAGAGTCCCTTCACCTGCCTACAATGTGGaaaaaatttcactcataaaggGAGCTTTAACgtccacatgagagttcacactggggagaagccttacacctgccaacagtgtggaaagagtttctctCAAAAAGGAAGTCTTAACTGGCACATGACTGTTCACGCTGGAGAAAAGCTTTACACTTGCcctgagtgtggaaagagttttgctcATCATAGAAATCTTAACGTCCACATGataattcacactggagagagccctttcacctgccaacagtgtggaaaattTTTCACTCGTAAGGAATCTATTGACAggcacatgagagttcacactggactTCCGGTAATGCCATGCCCGAATCAGACTTTTAAGAACATCGCTCAGCCCGAATTTCTGTTTAATCTGcctgttaaaaagaaaattactccttaaaggcatagttcacccaaaaatggaaatgatgtcattaataactcatgtctctcacaccaaagacaCGTGTCTTATCCACTGAGCCAACACCACCATATTGTAGCTGTTGTgataaccctcatgttgtttcaaacccgtgagacctccgtttatcttcggaacacagtttaagatattttagatttagtccgagagctctcagtccctccattgaagctgtgtgtacggtctactgtccatgtccagaaaggtaagaaaaacatcatcacagtagtccatgtgacatcagagggtccgttagaatattttgaagcattaaaaatacatttggaatAAGCTGAAAATTAGTAATACCTGGAGGAGGTGCACCCAGAGAGTTTTGCATGGGATAAGAAAaaagggtagcactttattttacagtcctgttcctcatgtacatactatgtacttattatagtatttacaataactatgtaataactaggtactaactaaccctgaacctacccctaaacctaaccctaccccatgtagttaccttgtgttaccagaactttcttagataaatacactgtaagtacatgttagtacacatactgtaaaataaagtgcaaccgaaaaaaGATAAATGCCCCCAACTCTAATTACAGAgcaatgattaatattttttttaccagggAAATTAGATATAGGATTTAAAGAAAGGGAAAGTAAAGACCAACTTTTTATAGATGATCTGTTTGAAGGGGAGTTTCTGAAGTCATATATACAGTTACGTGACCTAGCAGCCACATGAATTATGTGCCCAgtaacacctgattcagatattatgctaattaacagtgagcagcggtttcagacattacagtacTGACTCAAAGACCGtgctgaaggcggagcgatttgaccaatcagatgaaagcagtgtttcagctccgcccacaagtgcgaatgaaatattgtaGCCATAAACCGATTTgtaaaccccaaacgacaaaatgagagagccaaaaactaattttttgtttgttaaacgaaatgaaaaaactaataaacgagccattttttccatttctcgttattgaattcTAAATAGGAAATTAAATGATCAAACATACACAGACCAACTGTCTTGTctatgttctctcacttgaatcctcgagtctcttgaccttctgcaagccctgccttgttcacacagtgattgacCTGGTGGGAGGGggcggacacgtgatcggctcggaatgcattttcaatgtgcacattgaattttgctacattcatcgcgggacattgaatgaaaatgcaattgtaattatcttgactgtgagtgtaaatgcaattaagaaaaataacatttgaatgataattttgccatAGTTTTAGCTTGAACGTTAAACATATCTAataatttctgtaatatattttcattttgcaatttataaagcattaaaattagtattcattttacatattaaaactagtgaatgaaatggcaaatgaaaatgatgtaatgaaatacaaatgtattgaaaaatgtaaatacagaaatgcattgccatatgcaatattttaaatattgcattgtcattttgcatattactgCCAGACCTTGCCATGTTGAGAGTATCAGAGGTGTACAAAGAATTTCCCTCTTCACTTGCACCCTTGGTAACAACAATGGGCATGTCAGCTGATGTCCCGTTAGTTCAGTCTGCTTTTAGAGCTGTCCAGGCAGGAAGCGTGCTGTCATTTGAGCATAACCCACCAGCAATGAGGGAACCCTCCCTCCTCATCCACAGCTACGGGCTTGGACCACCATCCTGTGCCTATGTTCTATCACAGCAGGAACATCTTCACCTGAAGTCCCTGGAGGTGTCATTCAACACGGCACACAGAAGCTGCAACACAAGGGCAGAGTTCGCACCAGGAGTGGCATCGTTTGAGAAAGATGAGAATGACATCTACTAACTTCCATGAGGTATGCCATGTTCGtagacatacagtacagaccaaaagtttggacaaaccttgtcattcaaagagttttctttattttcatgactatgaaaattgtagattcacactgaaggcatcaaaactatgaattaacacatgtggaattatatatggaattatatacataacaaaaaagtgtgaaacaactgaaaatatgtcatattctaggttcttcaaagtagccaccttttgctttgatgactgctttgcacactcttggcattctcttgatgagattcaagaggtagtcacctgaaatggtcttccaacagttttgaaggagttccccgagagatgcttagcacttgttggcccttttgccttctgtctgcagtccagctcacccctaaatgtaattatcaataagattcgggaggagcgcgtcagatacttagcctaatcaacacaggtggaccacaatcaagtaatcaatcccacagtataaatatcgctgacttacctctatccaggGGACCCCTAGGATGATTTGCAGTGggtactattaatttaaatgcagaatttaaattcacaatagtttatgaagtgaaaaaaaatgcagcaccTGCTGCAGCCACAGTTTTGAGTCTCTGAGCAACATTAAAGTGCTTAGTTCCTGAATAAATCAaccatttaaatgattcggttcaatcgcaatgactcccttattaacagtgactcacTGCCACCtattggcggttttaatttcacattttatggaaccttttcattttttaaataatttcaaacatcagttttcaatgttttatctttaaaatatcaaaacagtatttattcatttgtaactgtAGGCTAAAGTATTCCATGTCCCACTGAGCTGCATTAAACcgtgtgtaaaaacatctaaatggcacttcagatgcagcttctattttatctgcattgcaaagatcaattttgtttataatgattgcatttgcttggtagaagcccaaatgcaagtatttgacctaaaagatggtgcacacttttagaaacaatggtgtaaaggtaaaaataaaattaaaaaaatcaggtGTCAGCACAATTAAACATAAGATATAAGCACaataacactcagcaaaatagTCTAATTATCATTATCGATAAAATCCTAGAACTCTATATTGCAAACCCTTAATTTTGTttcctttattttaatgtgccacCCCAAAATTTACTGTGGCCTCATTTGGCCACCCCTGTTAAAATTTTCTGGGGGCGCCAGtgcctctatccattgacggtttatcagcatgctggttcgcttcgtcagtcaccttatcacagacccaattttcgtaccaacgaagagtgctacacaggggatttataagacctgctgcttttgccggacccgagatcatttctacccagccaaacacggccgctGAGCACCATTAAGCGTCATCGCAACAGCTGCTATagtcgccaagccacacatcgtggccaatagaccgtgcaaactCCGAGCTCGCCTTGCTCGATACACGATTGTGCCGCcagagaccgagctctcgtcgagcgctggattgcagcagaaagaatccaaccagcctgggctgaacagttttcaccgcggctcagtctttcaccacggcgttccggccgagtggcagtttgaggccgcttcctctagcggcgcagaccaatacatttccaggcgaagacgctaaaaacaggttcttcttttgcttCATTGGATTTTTTACGGCAGTTGGCaaccaaagtgttgcatctaaaagcagtttcaTGACTAAAGTTTTGTTAAACGACGGCACGAcgtagttccgtcttcttctactagtgttttatgccggttttggcaaaccaacgtaaaagtgcattaccgccacccgctgatccggggtgtggatcgcgcatagatttggactacagatacaccgttccgtcggatgatgatgccacttttaaccacgaagccaaggcattaggttagattattgtaatgccttgttctcaggccttccagctaaattgttgagcaagcttcagtatatacaaattctgccacacgcttgtacttctcctcgtgaacacattacaccggttctttcacaattaaacgggcttcccgtaaatgcgagaattgattttaaaattcttatcttaacatactaggcacttcatgggactgcacccgAGTATCTtcgtgaactcatcagtccttatattcctTAACCCTCTCTTCGTTCtactaactctctttcacttcaccagcaataatgtgagctaaagaccatgggggaaagagccttttcatataaagcccctaagctatggcATGTACTTCTTCTGCACGTCAGATATTCACCAACGTTGGACGATTTTACAAatttgattaagtcacatttattcaagactgtctgtctttaatgaattgttgtattgcttttggcgtttgttcttacaaataaaatgcattattattattattattgttacattcgccttactgcgcacgtttaaacctcaccgaaatgatacagacataagttccaaaaaaaacaaaaaaacaaaaaacaaaccttgtaagtctctggataaaagcatctgcttaaatgcttaatttaatttttaaattttaatttctatgcaagtcttctggtaggaccaaataatttagggacctatttcaccattcactggcgtgatcacacaaaattaatctaaaacgcatctgctctcatgttttgatgcaggatagcaagtgtgagtaaaattaccattgccttttaaggaccgtaatacggaaaaaccggaaagtaaatatctttagaaaccacttggaagcgaatagcacataactgctgttaacccatttgctgcaatcatcgccaacggccccagtctactatcgtttcattttcacagcacgttaaacatcacacttttacttgatctggataaaccatGCATCAATTGAAGCctaagactttggcttttatatttgaccaatatttcgataaaacatttcagtgatAATCATTTCAGTGATaatttccatcatgtcaggaaaactattcctattcctgaacggtaaacgtcaaagtgttagctcgtggacaaatgttgatcatggaactagtcagaaagaatcatgaacagaaacatctttattttgggtatgtaatttctgcctccatgccaaaaatggggggtgtctggtaaggggttaacgttactgctataatcatgtctttcggtacaacgtcttacaagactaaacatgctcaatcatttccaaaagcctctgtttccacagtccataatacaatgTGAAGGTGAGGTGAAGGTGaaggtgaagtgacattcagccaagtatggtgacccatactcagaatttgtgctctgcatttaacccatccgaaatgcacacacacagagcagtgaacacacacacacacactgtgagcacacaccctgagcagtgggcagccatttatgctgcggcgcccggggagcagttgggggttcgatgccttgctcaagggcacctaagtcgtggtattgaaggtggagagagagctgttcatgcactacccccacccacaattccatccggcccgagactagagcTCATAACCCTTCGATTGGAAGtctaaccctctaaccattagacacacatcacctccgcctaaaggcatgccatgtatccgaggttgcggtgatagcataatgtatcgacaatagccaagatgatattaggcccattctccaaccaacgttttttataataatcattaggcggcctaccataattcggctatcaaaccgctccgttatcccatctcagcactgcatttcccgctcgtccgtgctctcaaaggatgatgtgagcccgtaggtagaggaaaaaaaaaaacattttcacaggacaagcgagaagacagtagtgccgactacatgaactagcagtatttaaatatagtattttatacttAATAACAGTGTATCAGTATGTCCGAAAGTATATGCGTGCACATGCGTGGTCAAAATGGCAAATATTCCTcaaaagaatctttctcttactccacccatgcacgattacatcgtcgatatgtaccatcgatctcacgtgctgacaatgaccacatcgccgatacatggcacctatttggggtacactggcacaggaaatccaatttatttttgcacgcttaattttggatactatgactgcaccaagattttacggactcattatcggaagcagctcattggatttgctaaacaattattcaagtaagcctcacagcgtctaccctcgtagacaaacaaatcatccttagtatcgaatTCCCTGTCAGGTGCTGCAAGAGTGCTCCCGGTtgagccaacctttgccttctccgttcaactatcagcaaagcttactcgtatgacatcgcaagtattaaaATCCTGTCAGATGCTTTCCCGCTTaagcaatcttggactttccatccgaccaccagctttcagacacagacgaggacacagaggattcagtgaaacagtgtttaatataaatcagaggtttcagacacaggtgaatcttgacacgtagtAGACACAGAGACAACACAACTTTCCTTCAGGTGAGTGGTGATGCAGATGGTGACTCAGACGAAGACAATGGTAGTAGGAAttccgatgaggatgaagagggtaaGGCAGATCAGGTAGGCAGACGAATGTAGTTCAGGTatgtgaggagatcggtgcaagaccagacactgagtgatggtgactggtggctttatatgtggtgctggtgatgatgcacaggtgtttagaattctggtgattggggacgagtgggtgtggcgtaagtgtccgatcctgggagtgtagcaggtgtggttgtgatagtaccccctcctccacgggcggctcctgacggctgggatcttgtacgacgacggggtctacctcggccacggggagcggggcggtctggatggtctcggtgaaagtcagtgagaaggctggggtccaggatgtcattacgattaacccagcaacgctcctccgggccgtaaTTCTCCCAGTCTACAAGGTACTCCAATTGAggaccccgtcgtcgagagtcgaggatagctctaACCCGGAAGATGTCGTTGTCCTCTTCGATGACTGGAGGAGGAGGCACAGCATCATCACCAGgctctgtggatggaggagacaaaggttcagtgaagggtttgaggagtgagacatggaatgaaggtgagatacggtactgtgcaggtagctggagtctataggtcacttcgttcagttgccgttcaattgggaatggtccgatgtatcggggactcagcttacggcagggcagtcggaggcggatgtcCCTTGTCGAGAGCCAGACTcgctgtccaggttggtattgcggTGTAGGTCTTCgacgagcgtccgcttgctccttatgcctccgcactgcccgctggagatgcacgtgagccgagtcccagaccctctcgctctgccggaaccagtgatctaccgctgggacctccaagggctcacctgaccatgggaagagtgGAGGCTGATATCCGAGGACACATTGGAAAggggtgagcccggtggtggaTTGCTGGAGGGAATTCTGAGCGTATtcggcccagggtaggtactggctccaacagtcctggttacggtggcagtatATCCTCAGGAACCTCCCAAGTTCCTGTatcttacgctccgtctggccgttggtctgtggatGGTATCCCGAAGAGAGGCTGtaggacacccctagaagacggaagaaagctGACCAGACTCTGGAGATGAACTGGGGACCCCGGTCGGAGACGATGTCCTCTGGAATGCCAAAGTGGCGGAATACATTGTGGAatagtgcctctgccgcttcAAATGCAGTGGGAAGCcctttgagagggatgagtttacatgaCTTTGAAAACCTGTCAACCACTACCAGCACACAAGTGTAGCCTTGAGAaagagggaggtcagtcatgaaatctataccaatatgggtccatggacgttcaggaatgggcagaggcaccagtttaccctccgggagtcttctaggggtgtctgctatggcgcagacggaGCATCCCTTGAGGTAGCGGACAGTATCCAGAGCCATCGACGGCCACCAGTAACGTTGTTgaaggagcgagagggtccgcctcctgcctggaTGTCCAGATCCCGGAGAGGTATgagctaagtccaggagggtaatccgatgttgaggaGGGACGAAGAGTTTCCCTCCTGGACCTCCCAgcggagcagggtgttgaaggttttcttgTTCAATCAGATGATCAATATTCCATTGGATAGGACTTActatcatggctggagggaggattggttccGGAGATTCGGGTTCGGGACCTgcttgatgaagacgggagagggcatcgGCTCTATTGTTCTGGGAGCCAGGACGATAAGTGACCTTAaagttgaatctcgtgaagaacaaggcccatctggcttggcgatgattcagtctcTTAGCTTCACagaggtattccaggttccggtggtctgttattacctcgaaagggaactgggctccctccagccaatgacgccattcttccagagccagcttgatggccagtagttcacggttaccgatgtcataattctgctccgccggggatagcttcttcg is from Carassius auratus strain Wakin chromosome 28, ASM336829v1, whole genome shotgun sequence and encodes:
- the LOC113046526 gene encoding gastrula zinc finger protein XlCGF8.2DB-like, which gives rise to MEFIKDEREDFRIEETSSLKQEVTEEQSEMLFIKEESEDISTEEMFSMKDTEQQTEENLLDIHRLKRLPHQKKKAQINYFTFNQKGKLKVHTGENPFTCQHCGKSFTRKLSFDVHMRVHTGDKLYTCQQCGKSFTQKGSLSTHMRIQAKVKPYPCPECGKSFHQHVNLKAHMRIHTGERPFTCQQGGQSCNHTISLNRHMRIHTGEETYTCQQCGESFAQHLNLEAHMTIHNTESPFTCQQCGKSFTHKGSFNIHMRVHTGEKPYTCLQCGKSFTQKGSFNWHMTLHSGQKPYTCPECGKSFAHQGNLNVHMRIHTGEKPYTCQQCGKSFTRKVNLDMHIRIHTREKAYTCQQCGQSFHHKVSLKKCEDSH